CTCCTTTTTCGGTGAGGGCGAACCGTTGTTGAAGATATTTTATCATTGTCTTGAGTCCTTTCTGTTTAGGTTTATAGTTTCCATGCCACCGACTTTTGGTATTCGTTCCACATCCTATAATATAATGTGGCTTGCTCCATGAGCTGTTGGTGGGTGCCCTGTTCGGCTATTCTGCCCTTGTCCACCACGACAATGTTGTCGGCATCTTGCACGGTGGTCAGTCGGTGGGCTATCATGAGCACAGTCTTTCCGCAAGTAAGGTGGGCAAAGGCTTTCCTGATAAGGTGCTCGTTTTCAGGGTCGGCAAAGGCAGTAGCCTCGTCGAGCACCACGATGGGAGCATCTTTCAGAATAGCACGAGCAAGCACTATGCGCTGCTGTTCGCCACCGGAGAGGTATGTTCCCTCTGCTCCTATCACAGTGTTCAGTCCCTGTGGCTGCCGCTCGATGATTTCCCGACTCTGCGAGAGGTCTATGGCGTGGTTCACCTGCTCGATGGTTGCATCGGGATTGCCGTAGCGTATGTTCTCTAAGATGGAGGTCTTGAACAGTCGGGTGTTCTGAAATACGAACGACACATTGCGCATCAACGTTGCCTTATCCATGTGTCGAACGTCCATACCTCCTATTTTCAAAATGCCTTCGCGCACATCCCAGAAGCGTGGAATGAGCCTTGCGATGGTTGTCTTGCCGCTTCCAGATGCTCCCACCAGCGCAACGATCTTGCCTTGTGGTATGTCAAGGTCGATGTGGCTTACGGCATCGTGCTCCGCCGCTTCGTATCGGAACGACACATTGTGCAGGCTGACATCGAAGGTTCCCACTTTATTGGGCTCGGAACTTTCAGGAAGCGGCGGTGTGGCGGTGAGTTTCTCCAATCGATCTACTGCTTCGTTTGCCAGAAAAAGGTTCTGACTGAGGTGCATGGCTTTCATCACGTTGGCTGCAATGATGGGTGCGATGAGCACATACAGTACCATATCGGAAACTATGATGGTAGTTTCGCCGCCGTGCCCTATCAGTATGATGCCCATTGGTACAAGCAGAAAAGCGAAAGCATTGATAACTATGGTGTAGGTAGACATGGGGGTACGCCACAGAAGGGTGTACCTGATGACAAGGTCGCGGTAGTTGATGATGCTATCGTGAAAGCGTTTGAATGAGAATACCGTCTGTTGGAAAACCTTCACGACGGGTATTCCGCGCACGTATTCTACGGCTTCAGCACTCATTTTCTCTTGTGCGTCGAGGTACATACGCTGGAAATCGTTGTTCTTTGGGTTCATCATGTAGCCCATGATGCCGAAGGCGCACACTATCGGTACCATTGCGGCAATGCCCAACTGCCAGTCTACGGCAAGCAGAAGAACTATAATGCCTATCGGAGCCACCACGCTACCTGCCACATCGGGCAGTATGTGTGCTACGAAAGTGTGGGTCTGACTCGAATCTTCATCTATTATCTTGCGCATGCACCCCGTGTTCTGCGTGTCGAAAAAGCCCAACGGAATACGCATCAGCCGTTCCATTGCAGTGCGCCGCATATTGGTTTCGATGCGGAAAGCGGAAAGATGTGAGAGCATGAGGGCGGAAAAATAGAGCAAAATATTCGCCACTGACACTGCGAACGCCGCAATGGCATAGTCCCATACGGGCGTATTGGCAAGGTTTCCATCGGCAGTGAGCAGCGTGCGCACTACCAACCATAGGAAAATAAAGGGTACGAGCGACAGCAGTCCGTTCACTGCCGACAGCACAACCGAGCAGGGCAGCAATGGCTTGCGCCCTCCCATGTAACGTCCTAAGCGTTTCAGTATTTTTATCATCTTCTTCTATATATGTTAAAAGGTTATTGTTCCTACGGTTTCATCAGCTCTCTCCACCCTGCCATACTGTAAGCGGCATACTGCTCGAGTGCACGGTTCACCTCGCTTTCGTCGTAGTCCTCGTGCTCCACAAGTTCGCAGAAGATGTTCACCCACATAGAACTCGCAATGTGCAGGAAGAAGGGCGAGATGTCAATGTTGATGTGCGGATAGCGCGCTTTCATCAGTCGCAGGTATTCCGAACCAACTTTCATTTGGTGCTTAACTATCCTTTCCTTGTACCCAGTAAGCGATGTGCCCTCGGCATTGAACAGCAACAGCCGAAGCTCGGGGCGGTAAAGCCTCACCATTCGTTTCATTGCGCCGATGTATTCGTTCTGGAAATCGAGTGCGTCGAACACCTCGATGCTTAGGTGCCGCTCTTCGTTGTGCGACAGAATGTAGCGGTTCAGCTCGTTGAGCAGCGGCCGCAGCACCTCACAGAACAGCTCGTCCTTGCTGCGGAAGTAGTTGTATACGTTGCCAGCAGCAATGCCCGCACGCCGCGCCACTGTGCGGATAGACGTGCTGCGTGCGCCGTGAGCGATGAACTCCTCTCGCGCCACGGCAACGATACGCAGCCGAATGTCGTCTTTCAGTTTCTGCATACCCCCATGAAAACTTTAAATAATGAACAAAGTTCTGTTTTGTTCATAAAAAAATCGCACCGTTTCGTAATCGAACGGTGCGATAGATTGAACGAACCCATTTGCGCTCTTACTATATAAATATTGTGTATTCGCATAGTTGCAATGTTTATTTTGCAAAAGTAGTAAAGATATAAAAACACTGCAATACCCCAAAATAAGTATTTTGCAATAAATACTTATGTGTGTTGAATATCTAA
The nucleotide sequence above comes from Segatella oris. Encoded proteins:
- a CDS encoding ABC transporter ATP-binding protein; translated protein: MIKILKRLGRYMGGRKPLLPCSVVLSAVNGLLSLVPFIFLWLVVRTLLTADGNLANTPVWDYAIAAFAVSVANILLYFSALMLSHLSAFRIETNMRRTAMERLMRIPLGFFDTQNTGCMRKIIDEDSSQTHTFVAHILPDVAGSVVAPIGIIVLLLAVDWQLGIAAMVPIVCAFGIMGYMMNPKNNDFQRMYLDAQEKMSAEAVEYVRGIPVVKVFQQTVFSFKRFHDSIINYRDLVIRYTLLWRTPMSTYTIVINAFAFLLVPMGIILIGHGGETTIIVSDMVLYVLIAPIIAANVMKAMHLSQNLFLANEAVDRLEKLTATPPLPESSEPNKVGTFDVSLHNVSFRYEAAEHDAVSHIDLDIPQGKIVALVGASGSGKTTIARLIPRFWDVREGILKIGGMDVRHMDKATLMRNVSFVFQNTRLFKTSILENIRYGNPDATIEQVNHAIDLSQSREIIERQPQGLNTVIGAEGTYLSGGEQQRIVLARAILKDAPIVVLDEATAFADPENEHLIRKAFAHLTCGKTVLMIAHRLTTVQDADNIVVVDKGRIAEQGTHQQLMEQATLYYRMWNEYQKSVAWKL
- a CDS encoding TetR/AcrR family transcriptional regulator translates to MQKLKDDIRLRIVAVAREEFIAHGARSTSIRTVARRAGIAAGNVYNYFRSKDELFCEVLRPLLNELNRYILSHNEERHLSIEVFDALDFQNEYIGAMKRMVRLYRPELRLLLFNAEGTSLTGYKERIVKHQMKVGSEYLRLMKARYPHINIDISPFFLHIASSMWVNIFCELVEHEDYDESEVNRALEQYAAYSMAGWRELMKP